One part of the Entelurus aequoreus isolate RoL-2023_Sb linkage group LG05, RoL_Eaeq_v1.1, whole genome shotgun sequence genome encodes these proteins:
- the cldn7b gene encoding claudin-7-B — MANSGLQMLGFVLSLLGLIGLIVGTILPQWKMSSYAGDSIITAIAMYEGLWMSCAFQSTGQIQCKVYDSILQLNGALQATRALMIVSIIVTLVGLGAACMGMKCTNCGGDDKTRKSRIAMAGGIILLIGALCSIVACSWYAHDIIRAFYDPFTPVNTKYEFGAAVFIAWAGAFLVLIGGGMLAASCPREKSTPKYPISRPPSSSKEYV; from the exons ATGGCCAACTCAGGTTTACAGATGTTGGGCTTCGTCCTGTCCCTTCTGGGCTTAATTGGCTTGATAGTGGGCACCATTTTACCCCAGTGGAAGATGTCATCCTACGCCGGGGACAGCATTATCACTGCCATTGCAATGTACGAAGGCCTGTGGATGTCATGTGCCTTCCAGAGCACAGGCCAGATCCAGTGCAAAGTCTACGACTCCATCCTCCAGCTCAACG GTGCCCTCCAAGCAACACGCGCCCTCATGATTGTGAGCATTATCGTAACGCTGGTGGGCCTGGGCGCAGCCTGCATGGGGATGAAGTGCACTAACTGCGGGGGAGATGACAAAACACGCAAGTCTCGCATTGCCATGGCAGGTGGCATTATCCTCCTGATTGGAG CGTTGTGTTCCATCGTTGCTTGCTCTTGGTACGCTCACGACATCATCCGAGCCTTCTACGATCCTTTCACCCCAGTCAACACTAA GTATGAGTTTGGAGCTGCTGTATTCATTGCATGGGCCGGAGCCTTCCTGGTTTTAATTGGGGGTGGGATGCTGGCAGCTTCTTGCCCGAGAGAAAAATCTACACCAAAATATCCCATCTCCAGACCACCTAGCAGCAGCAAGGAGTATGTTTGA